A genomic region of Drosophila pseudoobscura strain MV-25-SWS-2005 chromosome 5, UCI_Dpse_MV25, whole genome shotgun sequence contains the following coding sequences:
- the anne gene encoding probable cation-transporting ATPase 13A3 isoform X2: MNCNVFRDPKPCDGILNQDQEDQMNISGYRRCYVRSILCWVCIVLTGGLLRLVLHWWRHWYLFATCHQCPLDEADQVLIVEDYQGKHKLYHVKSVRVLNTNQLKSLLLKGYPKSSEVDDNNLQISVHFTSAQFKNCSSIRIFRCKQLVYAWDSTLNCFNKVNGLDLNVPCSYYHQQRGLTVYEQLSRRIVFGENEITVPLRDVKTLLFLEVLNPFYMFQIFSVVLWFTYDYYYYACVILLMSIFGITMSILQTKKNQDVLQKTVHNTGNAFVLDSKGVSKEFPTQTLVPGDIIEIPSSGCTMQCDAVLLSGNCILDESMLTGESVPVTKTPLPPKRDMIFDKKEHARHILFCGTKVIQTRYIGSKKVLAFVINTGNITAKGELIRSILYPPPVDYKFEQDSYKFIQFLALIACVGFIYTLITKIIRGTDPVKIAVESLDLITIVVPPALPAAMTVGRFYAQKRLKVNDIFCISPRSINVAGSINCCCFDKTGTLTEDGLDMWGVVPKSSTNQFQIPLKNVNRLPYDHFLFGMATCHSITVLNGTMMGDPLDLKMFQSTGWILEDSKDIPDNEKYGLIYPTILRQPKDFSSDTSSHIKTGLQRQSSVDDLLANVGLSQTQKSFDHGIVREFPFTSSLQRMSVITRCLSAQGFNVYCKGSPEMLQQLCRPQSLPDNYSQQLSTFAKKGYRIIALAFKALAPKINYTKVQRISREEVELNLEFLGFVILENRLKPDTTTVIHALNAAKIRTIMVTGDNILTATSVARDCGIVSPAQAVITVHADPVDLAAITNTHAHSSHTSPGDTKSTSEHYRHRQYKLQYTLDLGSKNCAPSQWKSNCNGNTVKQESNLSGNCPPSLYRLMSTNSLANGSNTSYAESIFPNSDSLASVKTVDTWTHNEAIEVDVELGTEFAQDDNWRRHYIFAMDGKTWQIVKEQFPEELGILLTRGAIYARMSPEQKQALVMELQKLDYCVAMCGDGANDCGALKVAHAGISLSETESSIASPFTSRNPTIAAVPNVIKEGRAALVTSFGIFKYMAAYSLVQFISVMILYSIDSNLTDKQYLYVDLGLISIFAFFFGKTEAFDGHLVKQVPLSSLISPTPLASLLLHLVVVTVFQVAGWFQLQQQPWFQPFQSSDEDHLGCYENYTMFAISSFQYIILAFVFSKGAPYRKPLWSNWPLCLTFILNCCIIVYLVVYPSEWVANFFQLIVPPVMSFRYVMLIYGAAAFVVHLFVESFLVEYLVFKKYQVRRDQSWTTSKQQHMRLEYNITANENWPPITEVYEPHESTDWEGGQPTYVSLGAEQSLDTQHNTFLGFFDSSDNNAHNIKQPPSTPSVEQ, from the exons ATGAACTGCAACGTGTTTAGAG atCCTAAACCATGCGATGGTATATTAAATCAAGACCAGGAAGACCAGATGAACATATCCGGATATCGACGGTGTTATGTGCGCAGTATTCTTTGCTGGGTCTGCATTGTTCTAACTGGAGGTCTACTGCGACTCGTGTTACACTGGTGGCGCCATTGGTATTTGTTCGCCACCTGCCATCAGTGCCCTCTAGATGAGGCAGATCAGGTATTGATAGTAGAGGACTATCAAGGCAAGCACAAGCTGTATCATGTGAAGAGCGTTCGCGttttaaatacaaatcaaCTGAA GTCCTTATTGCTAAAGGGATATCCAAAAAGTAGTGAAGTCGATGATAATAATTTGCAAATCTCAGTGCATTTTACATCAGCTCAGTTCAAAA ATTGTTCGTCCATTCGGATATTCCGGTGCAAGCAATTGGTATATGCGTGGGACAGCACACTGAATTGCTTTAATAAAGTGAATGGCCTCGACCTTAATGTTCCTTGTTCATACTACCATCAGCAGCGTGGCTTAACGGTGTATGAGCAGCTATCCAGGCGCATAGTTTTTGGCGAAAATGAGATAACTGTGCCATTGCGAGATGTCAAAACGTTATTATTCCTGGAAGTGCTCAACCCCTTCTATATGTTTCAAATATTCTCGGTTGTCCTGTGGTTTACTTACGACTACTACTATTATGCTTGTGTTATTCTCTTAATGTCTATCTTTGGAATAACAATGTCCATTTTGCAAACGAAAAAG AATCAAGATGTACTTCAAAAAACGGTGCACAACACTGGGAATGCTTTCGTTTTGGATTCTAAGGGTGTTTCCAAAGAGTTTCCAACACAAACTCTTGTACCGGGTGATATAATTGAAATACCTTCATCAGGATGTACAATGCAGTGTGATGCAGTATTATTATCAGGCAACTGTATTCTAGATGAATCGATGCTAACGGGCGAGAGTGTTCCGGTAACAAAAACTCCGTTACCTCCGAAACGTGATATGATTTTTGATAAGAAAGAGCATGCCAGGCATATACTCTTTTGCGGAACAAAGGTTATTCAAACGCGATATATTGGATCTAAGAAAGTATTGGCATTCGTGATTAACACCGGTAACATAACAGCAAAGGGAGAACTAATACGATCCATTCTTTATCCTCCACCTGTGGACTATAAGTTTGAACAAGATTCATATAAATTTATCCAGTTCTTGGCATTAATTGCTTGTGTTGGATTTATTTACACACTAATAACAAAG ATAATACGGGGAACGGATCCGGTAAAAATAGCAGTTGAATCTCTGGACCTAATTACTATTGTTGTACCTCCCGCCCTACCAGCTGCAATGACGGTCGGTCGCTTTTATGCCCAGAAGCGTTTGAAGGTTAACGACATCTTTTGTATCTCTCCACGGTCTATTAACGTGGCAGGAAGCATAAATTGCTGTTGTTTTGATAAG ACTGGTACCTTAACGGAGGATGGGCTGGATATGTGGGGGGTGGTCCCTAAGTCGTCCACTAACCAATTTCAAATACCCTTGAAGAACGTGAATCGTCTGCCATATGATCACTTTCTTTTTGGCATGGCAACATGTCATTCTATTACTGTACTGAATGGTACGATGATGGGTGACCCACTGGATCTTAAAATGTTCCAGTCAACGGGGTGGATACTAGAGGATTCTAAAGATATACCGGATAATGAGAAATATGGCCTTATTTATCCAACAATACTGCGCCAACCAAAAGACTTTTCCTCCGATACTTCGTCACATATTAAAACTGGGTTACAACGGCAGTCATCAGTAGATGATTTGTTAGCTAATGTTGGCCTGTCGCAGACCCAGAAAAGCTTTGATCATGGGATTGTACGAGAATtcccatttacctcaagtctTCAGAGAATGTCGGTCATCACTCGTTGTCTCAGTGCACAAGGATTTAATGTATACTGTAAAGGCTCTCCGGAAATGTTACAACAGCTGTGTAGACCGCAGAGCCTACCAGATAACTACTCCCAACAGTTGTCGACATTTGCCAAAAAGGGATACCGAATTATAGCCTTGGCATTCAAGGCCCTCGCCCCCAAGATTAATTATACAAAAGTTCAGCGCATTTCCCGCGAGGAAGTTGAACTTAATTTGGAGTTTCTTGGTTTTGTTATCCTAGAGAATCGACTCAAGCCCGATACTACAACGGTAATCCATGCACTAAACGCTGCCAAAATAAGGACAATAATGGTAACTGGAGATAATATTTTAACTGCGACGAGTGTTGCAAGGGATTGTGGTATAGTATCTCCTGCACAGGCGGTAATTACGGTGCACGCCGATCCAGTTGATTTGGCTGCGATTACAAATACGCATGCTCACAGTAGTCATACTAGTCCAGGTGATACGAAAAGCACGTCCGAACATTATCGACATAGACAATACAAACTTCAGTACACTTTGGACTTGGGAAGCAAGAACTGTGCCCCATCTCAATGGAAATCTAACTGCAATGGAAACACTGTAAAACAAGAGAGTAACTTAAGTGGCAATTGTCCTCCAAGCCTTTACCGGTTGATGTCTACAAATTCGTTAGCTAATGGGTCAAACACTAGTTATGCTGAAAGCATTTTTCCCAACAGTGATAGCTTGGCTAGTGTAAAGACCGTGGACACATGGACTCACAACGAGGCTATAGAAGTTGACGTGGAGCTTGGAACGGAATTCGCACAAGACGATAATTGGCGGCGCCATTATATATTTGCAATGGATGGTAAGACGTGGCAAATTGTGAAGGAACAGTTTCCTGAGGAGCTGGGAATACTTTTAACGCGTGGAGCTATTTACGCCCGTATGTCGCCCGAGCAAAAGCAGGCATTGGTTATGGAACTTCAAAAATTAGACTACTGCGTGGCCATGTGTGGCGATGGTGCCAATGATTGCGGTGCACTGAAGGTGGCACATGCTGGTATTTCGTTAAGTGAGACAGAGTCGTCCATTGCCTCCCCATTCACTTCGCGTAATCCCACGATTGCGGCTGTGCCAAATGTTATAAAGGAGGGTCGCGCCGCATTGGTCACATCGTTTggcatttttaaatatatggCAGCATATTCGCTGGTACAGTTTATATCAGTGATGATCCTGTACTCGATCGACTCGAATCTAACAGACAAACAATATCTTTATGTTGACCTAGGCTTGATATCaatatttgcctttttttttggtaaaacTGAAGCTTTTGATGGCCACCTAGTAAAACAGGTCCCGCTTAGTTCGCTGATATCTCCCACGCCATTGGCGTCCCTCTTATTGCATCTGGTCGTAGTGACTGTGTTTCAGGTAGCTG GTTGGtttcagctgcagcaacagcctTGGTTTCAGCCGTTTCAATCATCAGATGAGGATCACCTAGGTTGCTATGAGAACTACACCATGTTTGCAATTTCCAGTTTTCAGTATATTATACTCGCTTTTGTATTTTCGAAAGGTGCTCCTTATCGGAAACCCTTGTGGTCTAATTGGCCACTGTGCttaacatttattttaaacTGTTGCATCATAGTCTATTTAGTTGTTTACCCTAGCGAATGGGTAGCCAATTTTTTCCAGCTAATTGTGCCACCAGTTATGAGTTTTCGATATGTAATGCTTATTTACGGAGCTGCAGCTTTTGTTGTCCATTTGTTTGTGGAGTCTTTTCTTGTTGAATACCTAGTATTCAAAAAATATCAAGTGCGGCGCGATCAAAGCTGGACTACGTCTAAGCAACAACACATGCGCCTGGAGTATAATATTACAGCAAATGAGAACTGGCCACCTATAACTGAAGTATACGAGCCCCACGAATCCACTGATTGGGAAGGAGGACAACCTACATATGTTAGCTTGGGCGCTGAGCAAAGTCTTGATACGCAACACAACACCTTCCTAGGATTTTTTGATTCGTCGGATAATAATGCACATAATATAAAACAACCTCCATCTACTCCTTCTGTAGAACAGTAA
- the anne gene encoding probable cation-transporting ATPase 13A3 isoform X3, protein MTVGRFYAQKRLKVNDIFCISPRSINVAGSINCCCFDKTGTLTEDGLDMWGVVPKSSTNQFQIPLKNVNRLPYDHFLFGMATCHSITVLNGTMMGDPLDLKMFQSTGWILEDSKDIPDNEKYGLIYPTILRQPKDFSSDTSSHIKTGLQRQSSVDDLLANVGLSQTQKSFDHGIVREFPFTSSLQRMSVITRCLSAQGFNVYCKGSPEMLQQLCRPQSLPDNYSQQLSTFAKKGYRIIALAFKALAPKINYTKVQRISREEVELNLEFLGFVILENRLKPDTTTVIHALNAAKIRTIMVTGDNILTATSVARDCGIVSPAQAVITVHADPVDLAAITNTHAHSSHTSPGDTKSTSEHYRHRQYKLQYTLDLGSKNCAPSQWKSNCNGNTVKQESNLSGNCPPSLYRLMSTNSLANGSNTSYAESIFPNSDSLASVKTVDTWTHNEAIEVDVELGTEFAQDDNWRRHYIFAMDGKTWQIVKEQFPEELGILLTRGAIYARMSPEQKQALVMELQKLDYCVAMCGDGANDCGALKVAHAGISLSETESSIASPFTSRNPTIAAVPNVIKEGRAALVTSFGIFKYMAAYSLVQFISVMILYSIDSNLTDKQYLYVDLGLISIFAFFFGKTEAFDGHLVKQVPLSSLISPTPLASLLLHLVVVTVFQVAGWFQLQQQPWFQPFQSSDEDHLGCYENYTMFAISSFQYIILAFVFSKGAPYRKPLWSNWPLCLTFILNCCIIVYLVVYPSEWVANFFQLIVPPVMSFRYVMLIYGAAAFVVHLFVESFLVEYLVFKKYQVRRDQSWTTSKQQHMRLEYNITANENWPPITEVYEPHESTDWEGGQPTYVSLGAEQSLDTQHNTFLGFFDSSDNNAHNIKQPPSTPSVEQ, encoded by the exons ATGACGGTCGGTCGCTTTTATGCCCAGAAGCGTTTGAAGGTTAACGACATCTTTTGTATCTCTCCACGGTCTATTAACGTGGCAGGAAGCATAAATTGCTGTTGTTTTGATAAG ACTGGTACCTTAACGGAGGATGGGCTGGATATGTGGGGGGTGGTCCCTAAGTCGTCCACTAACCAATTTCAAATACCCTTGAAGAACGTGAATCGTCTGCCATATGATCACTTTCTTTTTGGCATGGCAACATGTCATTCTATTACTGTACTGAATGGTACGATGATGGGTGACCCACTGGATCTTAAAATGTTCCAGTCAACGGGGTGGATACTAGAGGATTCTAAAGATATACCGGATAATGAGAAATATGGCCTTATTTATCCAACAATACTGCGCCAACCAAAAGACTTTTCCTCCGATACTTCGTCACATATTAAAACTGGGTTACAACGGCAGTCATCAGTAGATGATTTGTTAGCTAATGTTGGCCTGTCGCAGACCCAGAAAAGCTTTGATCATGGGATTGTACGAGAATtcccatttacctcaagtctTCAGAGAATGTCGGTCATCACTCGTTGTCTCAGTGCACAAGGATTTAATGTATACTGTAAAGGCTCTCCGGAAATGTTACAACAGCTGTGTAGACCGCAGAGCCTACCAGATAACTACTCCCAACAGTTGTCGACATTTGCCAAAAAGGGATACCGAATTATAGCCTTGGCATTCAAGGCCCTCGCCCCCAAGATTAATTATACAAAAGTTCAGCGCATTTCCCGCGAGGAAGTTGAACTTAATTTGGAGTTTCTTGGTTTTGTTATCCTAGAGAATCGACTCAAGCCCGATACTACAACGGTAATCCATGCACTAAACGCTGCCAAAATAAGGACAATAATGGTAACTGGAGATAATATTTTAACTGCGACGAGTGTTGCAAGGGATTGTGGTATAGTATCTCCTGCACAGGCGGTAATTACGGTGCACGCCGATCCAGTTGATTTGGCTGCGATTACAAATACGCATGCTCACAGTAGTCATACTAGTCCAGGTGATACGAAAAGCACGTCCGAACATTATCGACATAGACAATACAAACTTCAGTACACTTTGGACTTGGGAAGCAAGAACTGTGCCCCATCTCAATGGAAATCTAACTGCAATGGAAACACTGTAAAACAAGAGAGTAACTTAAGTGGCAATTGTCCTCCAAGCCTTTACCGGTTGATGTCTACAAATTCGTTAGCTAATGGGTCAAACACTAGTTATGCTGAAAGCATTTTTCCCAACAGTGATAGCTTGGCTAGTGTAAAGACCGTGGACACATGGACTCACAACGAGGCTATAGAAGTTGACGTGGAGCTTGGAACGGAATTCGCACAAGACGATAATTGGCGGCGCCATTATATATTTGCAATGGATGGTAAGACGTGGCAAATTGTGAAGGAACAGTTTCCTGAGGAGCTGGGAATACTTTTAACGCGTGGAGCTATTTACGCCCGTATGTCGCCCGAGCAAAAGCAGGCATTGGTTATGGAACTTCAAAAATTAGACTACTGCGTGGCCATGTGTGGCGATGGTGCCAATGATTGCGGTGCACTGAAGGTGGCACATGCTGGTATTTCGTTAAGTGAGACAGAGTCGTCCATTGCCTCCCCATTCACTTCGCGTAATCCCACGATTGCGGCTGTGCCAAATGTTATAAAGGAGGGTCGCGCCGCATTGGTCACATCGTTTggcatttttaaatatatggCAGCATATTCGCTGGTACAGTTTATATCAGTGATGATCCTGTACTCGATCGACTCGAATCTAACAGACAAACAATATCTTTATGTTGACCTAGGCTTGATATCaatatttgcctttttttttggtaaaacTGAAGCTTTTGATGGCCACCTAGTAAAACAGGTCCCGCTTAGTTCGCTGATATCTCCCACGCCATTGGCGTCCCTCTTATTGCATCTGGTCGTAGTGACTGTGTTTCAGGTAGCTG GTTGGtttcagctgcagcaacagcctTGGTTTCAGCCGTTTCAATCATCAGATGAGGATCACCTAGGTTGCTATGAGAACTACACCATGTTTGCAATTTCCAGTTTTCAGTATATTATACTCGCTTTTGTATTTTCGAAAGGTGCTCCTTATCGGAAACCCTTGTGGTCTAATTGGCCACTGTGCttaacatttattttaaacTGTTGCATCATAGTCTATTTAGTTGTTTACCCTAGCGAATGGGTAGCCAATTTTTTCCAGCTAATTGTGCCACCAGTTATGAGTTTTCGATATGTAATGCTTATTTACGGAGCTGCAGCTTTTGTTGTCCATTTGTTTGTGGAGTCTTTTCTTGTTGAATACCTAGTATTCAAAAAATATCAAGTGCGGCGCGATCAAAGCTGGACTACGTCTAAGCAACAACACATGCGCCTGGAGTATAATATTACAGCAAATGAGAACTGGCCACCTATAACTGAAGTATACGAGCCCCACGAATCCACTGATTGGGAAGGAGGACAACCTACATATGTTAGCTTGGGCGCTGAGCAAAGTCTTGATACGCAACACAACACCTTCCTAGGATTTTTTGATTCGTCGGATAATAATGCACATAATATAAAACAACCTCCATCTACTCCTTCTGTAGAACAGTAA